From Solibaculum mannosilyticum:
CTGGGGACTATACAAGTTGGATACAAAGGGTTACACGACGACGACCCCAATTACCAAGCCCTCATGACCTCTGGCGGCAACTCCATTGAACTGAAGGATGGTTATCAATTCTTACCTTTGTCGGATACCAACCGGATAACAGTTCAGGGCGTGGTGTTCGAGATCGACGTATATGCCCGCATCGTCGATCCTGGGCTTACAAAGCAGATTGCAGCCCAGCGGGGTGGGTCTGGCATCATCGAGTATACCATGGAGGACGACTCTATCCAGGATTTCGGCACGGCTGTGGAAACAGCTCAGACCTTTCTCGCCAATCACGCTCAGCCGGTGGCCGAAATCTCGTTTTCTTGTTTTTATCGTGTCCCTGTAGGCAAGTTGGTGACAGTTAACCTACCCTATTACGGGATCTTCGGCAACTACCAGGTTACCAAGCTTGTGGCTACAACTGTATTAGACCGGGACGATCAGTCCGTTCTTCAATACGACATAACCTTGTCCAACGAGACGTACCGGGATCCCTACAAAGAACTCTGGTACACGCCAACCACCACTACTTTTGCTCTGGACAGCGGTCAGGCTGCCGAAGATGGATTATACATTGACAACAAAATCAATGTCAAATCTTATATCACCGCCTATGCCAGTGAGATCACTACCTGGTCTCTCATCCAGACACGCGCTGCATCCTGGGAAACGTTTGAGGACATTTATCCATCCTGGCAAATGCTGCAATCCTCTTCCAATCCCTATCCATGGTCAGCCATCCAACAGCGCTTTTCTTCTTGGAAGATTTTTGAAGGTATCGTGATTTCTTGGGCCTGGTTAGAACAAATACAATTGGAGTGGTATTATTTGGGCAATTATTTGACTGCATACGGCAAAAAACAAATCTTAAACTATCTCTCCGGTGAAAATCCCGCCGTTTCCACCGACCTATGGGGTGATATCTTAGTGGCTGACGCAAATGGCGGTACAGAGAAGTTCTCTCCAGAAGATGTATCTATGACCAATAATGGCGGTACCGCCACTTATGTCCTGTTGCCGTCGGATGCTATGTATCAGATCGGTAAGATTATTGTGCCAGAAGGCAACGTCGAAAATGGATCCCCCATTCTCTCCGCAGATGTGGATATCGATCACCGCTCCGACAATCCTCGGGGACAATTTTCTCTGACCATTGCCGTCAGGACTACCATTGAATAAGGAGGCTTCTATGTCTTACAATTCGAGTACAGAAAACTTGGGATTGCCGCAATGGATTCTTTCCGATCCGCCTCAAATGTCGGATTTTAACAGCGCTTTTTCTGCCATTGACGCAGCCTTTGACAAGACACTGGCTTACAAACAGGATCTCACGACTGAGGATTTGGACGATATCCAAATAACCGGTATTTATGTACAAAACTATACCTCCAACGCTACCACCGACCGGCACTATCCTGTGAAAGCCTCCGGATGTCTCATGTGCATCGGGGGCGAGAACAAGGCCTATCAATACTATATCTGTCAAAATGAAGGCTGCATCTGGATGCGACGCTATAACTCCAAGTCTTGGAGCGACTGGGATCAAATCTATCCATCGGTGACCAGCGGCAGCAATGACAACGGTTCTTGGATTAAGTATCCGGATGGTACTATGATTGTCACTCAGAAATATGACATCCATATGGCTGCTACTACCTATGCCTATCTGGGCGATTACATAGTAGAACATTATTTGCAGTCAGACCCACCTGATTTCCCAATAGCTTTCATGGATGTACCTTACTGTACATATAGCTTAGAGGGTGCATGGACATTCTGGATTGGCAATAATACACGTGCAGGGGGATCTCCTGCTACAACTACACATTCTGCACGGCTATCATTATTGCGTCCCAAAGATACTACACTTGTAACAGAATCCATTACGACCATAACTGTCACAGCTATCGGCAGGTGGAAGTAAATCTGCCGATTAACCTATTTAAAATTATCCATTTGTCAAAGAGTAAAGCAAAACCCGCCCTATCATAAATGATAAGGGCGGGTTTTGTCGCCTTTGAGATACTTTTCCATGATCGAAATAAAGAATGGTTTTTACACGAGGAGTTAAAAACCTTTTTATCACTCACAATCAGAAATCTTGCACATTCTCTTAAAATTCAAGCCTCTAATTGGCAATGTTTTACCGATACACTAACAACCTTACCTTCGCATGTCCCGCTGATGGTGACGGTATCCCCTTCCTTTAGATCGGCAAGAGAATCCTTATTTTCCTCATCAAAATAACACTGGACTCCTAACAATGCATACTCATTACGCTCGTCTGCAAGCATTACGTAAACCCGATCAGCTACATCTGTCCCAACGCTCTTAACTACACCGGTGATTTTGAGCAATTGATCTTTGTATTGATCATCCGCCGCTACTTCATTTTCTTCGTAGGCTGTAATGATATCGACAGCTTTTACCTCAACTGCTTGAGGCGCCGAACTGGTTTCACTTTCGGCTTTCTCTGAAGAAGAGGAACTTACCGGAGCAGTAGAGCTTACAGAACTAGAAGGGCTAGAAGAATCTGACTGGGATGATTCACTATTTTTTGAACCCGATACTGCGCCGATAATTCCCACCACAACGACAACGACGATCAACCAAAACCACCATTTTTTATAAAACGGTTTCTTACTCTTAGCGTTTTCCATATCTATTCTCTCTTTCTCTGGTAGTCATCTGCTGGAATCCACCTCATTCTCCCAACAGATCTGTATTCAGTATACCATTGACTTGAAAGTTTGTATTATGCCAAGAGCTTAATTTCCCACATTTTCTTTAGGTGGATGCACTAACCTCACTTAGGATTTTCTGAGCCTCCGGTGAATAAAATATATGTGCTAAAACATTCAATAAGATTACAATAATCACCAATGCTACCGCACACAGTACAATCCCTAGAACCTTGCGGCTAGTCTTCGGAGACCGAAGCAACGGTATCTTTTGCCATACATAAAAAAGATTCATAGAAAGTACTGCAGGAAAAATCACAAAGGGGAGATATACAAGTCTGGTGAGGATGTAGTCCAATGTCGTTACATCGTAGGCCTTTGGCTCTAGTATAATAAGGGTCATGATTCCCCAGACAATCCCTAAGATGACTTTTGTTTTCTTTTTACTGGGAGAATGACGCTGTGCCCTTTTCCCTGCAAACGCTGTATTAGCATCGCCACTGTAAACTGGTTCCTCATTTTCTTTTGTCCATGCATTATGGTTGTTATTTGTAGTTCTGGTATGAGGGCCGGTATCTGCAGATGTTGTATCACGGTTTGGGATATCTGTCTGATCCTTTCGATTGAAACTGTCTGCCCTTGCGTTGGAATCCGACGATCCTGTATGTCCTCCGTTAAAGCGGAATCCAGATGGTCTGGTCCAGGTACTCTGCTGTCCCGAAGGTCGGGCAGAATTTTGTGATGGATGAATCAAATCCATTGTCTCTAATTCCCTTAGGATTTCCTTTGTGGATCGGTAACGGTTGGCCGGATCAAACGCCGTACATCGCTCAATGATGGGCATCAGACAATGGCGTTTATTGTTGCCGATCAATTCTCGTATCACAACGCCCAGGGAATAGATATCCGAACGGCTGTCAGTCTGTGAAAAGCCATATTGTTCTGGAGCCGCGTACCCCTCTGTCCCCATATAAACCGTATCTTTCTGGGAGCTTTGTTGATGTTTTCTTGCGGCGTCAAAGTCGATGAGCATCACCTTGTCTCCACTGAGAATGATGTTGGACGGTTTGATGTCCCGATGAATAATGCCTTTGGAATGAATCACATCCAGAGCCTCACAAAGCTGTGTCAGTATATGAAGTGTTTCTGCAAAAGAGATCGGGGTACCATTCTCCATTCGTTTTGACAATGTCTCCCCTTGGACGTATTCCTCCACCACAATGGTGTCTTCTTGATCCCGTATCACCTGAAAAATCTTGGGGAAATGAGGGCTGGTAATCTGCTGAAGTATGTTATAATATTCCGCATTGGTGTGGTAAAGGACGCGAAGTATTACATCTCGATTGGTCTCCAGATCCTTTGCCAGAAACAGGGCGCCTTTAAAAGTTTCATTGATCGCAGAAATAATAGGATAACGTTGTTTCCAGTCCAACCGGATCCCCCTCCCTTAAAAAACTCTTGTAAAAAACAGTATATCATGTTATGCTTTTCCCGCGCAACATCTTCCCTTATTCCTAAGAAGGAGTCTGGATTACAATGAATAAACCGACCAATGAGTTGATGCAAATGCTCCATACGGAAGAGCAAATTGAAACCTATTTATCTCAAAACAAAGAGGAATTTTTGGACGTCCCACTTTGCAGCTATCTCAATCAATTACTGACAAATTATGCCGTGCCTAAAAACGAGGTTATTAAGCGTTCGTGCTTGAACCAGATCTACGCCTATCAGATTTTTGCCGGCACAAAACATCCTACTCGAGACAAGCTCATCGCTTTGATTTTTGGTTTTCCGCTGCACCTGGCCGATGCACAACGTCTGCTCCGGGTGGGACAGGTCAGCGAGCTCTATCCCCGAAAGAAGCGGGACAGCATCATTCTTTTCGGTCTACAAAAGAATCTGTCCATTCAAGAAGTGGATGATCTCTTATTTGAATTGGGCGAAGAAACCATTGTATAAGATCCCCTGCAGGAGAATCGTATAAGAATATCCCACAGATCCATGGATTCGTGCATCTGTGGGATATTTTTTCATAGTCCGCTGCTTGGAACTTTGAATGGTTCATGGGAATATACTGGGATAGACTATCATAAGAAAGTTGGAATGAAAGATGTCCCAATCAGATTATCGTTGCTGCGGATGCCACAATTCCAATTGTTTTTGTCCCTCTTGTCATCCCCCAGCCGGATGCATAGGACTTACCGGGCCAACCGGAGCTACTGGTCCCACTGGGCCTATGGGGACTGCGGGACCTACGGGCCCAACCGGCGTCACCGGGCCCACTGGGGCAACCGGACCTATGGGATCATCCGGAGCTATTGGGCCTACGGGTCCTGCTGGCTCCATCGGACCCATAGGACCAACGGGGCCAACAGGGCCGACAGGAGCTATGGGGTTAACGGGTCCAACTGGATCTGCTGGACCGGTCGGTCCTATCGGGCCAACTGGGGCTACCGGAGCGACTGGAGCAACGGGAGCGACCGGTCCTATGGGAGCTGTGGGACCAATAGGCCCAACCGGTATTACCGGTCCCACTGGAGCGACCGGGCCCATGGGATCATCCGGAGCTATCGGGCCTACAGGTCCTACTGGATCGACTGGGGCAACCGGGCCAACCGGGCCTACGGGAGCTATAGGAGCCATTGGGCCTGCCGGACCTACGGGAGCTACCGGTCCAACTGGTCCAACCGGTTCTATCGGATCTACTGGGCCGGCTGGCGCCACCGGAGCCACTGGGCCGACAGGAACCATTCCCGACGATATTTTTGCCTCCTATATAACCTTCCAAGCCCTCTTTAACAATGGAGATCTCGTTGCTTTCAGCCCTGTCGTCACGGATCCCACCGGCACCATTACACAACCAGATTCACAGCACATTGTGCTTGCTCCTGGGTACTATCTAATCTCCTATAAAGTATCGGTGATCCTTAGAACCCCCGGCTATATCCAAATAACCCCCACTTACAATGGATTACCACATCTTGAAACCGGTGTTTATTTTGCCACTCCCAATAATTCATCCAGTGCCGGTGGATCAGCTTTTATCATTCTTTATGCCCCTTCTCAGACTACGTTTACTTTGACTTATTCCAGTCTTGTCACAGCAGTCGACGGCAACGTCAATTTGACTATTTTGAAGCTGCGCAGGACGCCATAAAGGCCATTTCTTCCCCCCTCCAGGACATTTTTACAGATGTCCTGGAGGACTTTTTTATGCAGAAAAGGGAGCGATTCAAACCCTTCTTTTTTCAAAAGATTGACTGGAGAAAAAAACGTGTTATGATTTTGTTATAATGATATTATTCTTGCTGGTTATAGGAGGTATAATCTTATGAACAAGCTAAATATCTGGATGGACTGTGATCCGGGTATCGATGATGCTGTGGCTATCGCTATGGCCGCTGCCAGCAGAGATCAGCTGAGTCTTTGGGGCATCTCGACCGTAGCGGGCAATCAGACCAGCGACCGGGTGACAAACAATGCCCTTCAACTCACTGCTTTTTTAGGATTGGATAACATTCCTGTCGTCCGGGGCGCAACAGAACCTCTTATACGGAAATTGGAAGTGGCAGACGATATCCATGGAGAAACCGGATTAGGGCATTGCCGATTGCCTTCCATCTCTAAACAGCCAGATTCAGAAAACGGCATCCTATTTATGCGGGATTGCATCATGCATCTTCCCGGTCAAGAAAAAATGGTTCTTGTGCCCACCGCTCCTTTGACCAATATTGCATTGCTTTTTAAAGTATTCCCAGAGGTAAAGGAACGGATTGATCAAATTGTTTTAATGGGAGGTTCTTCTGCCGGAGGCAATGTTACACCAAGCGCAGAATTTAATATCTGGACGGACCCGGAAGCTGCTGAAATCGTCTTCCACGCCGGTGTCCCTATCGTGATGTGTGGGCTGGATGTGACCAACCACTGCGGACTGGATCGCAATCAGGTAGAGGAACTGCGGTGTAGCAGTAACCCTGTGAAACATGCCTACGGGGAGATGCTTCAATTTTATTTTGATTCTACCGAATATCAGAGCAAAGACCTTGTCTGCATTCATGATGCCGTTACCATTTTGTATCTTACCAATCCAGAACTCTTTCAAGGGATCTATGTCCCTGTCGATGTAGACTGTACTTCCGGCATCAACCGCGGTATGACGGTCTGTGATAAGAGGGGTTATGAGGGATCGGAAGATCAGTCGGTTTTATTGCTCAACCAAGTGGATTTGGAGGCGTTCCAACACGTCTTATTGGAAAAACTGAGTTACTTTTAATCTGTCAGATATGCGCAGCACATGAAGACCCCCTCTTACGAAAAGAAAAGGAATCGGATATTATGAAGATTGATACCATTTTATTTGATCTAGATAACACTCTATTTGATTTTAATAAGGCGGAACGGATCGCTTTGACAAAGGCACTGCTTCAGATGGGAGCAGATCCAACAGAGTCCGTCTTGCACCGATTCAGCCAGATAAACCTGGCCCAATGGAAACTACTGGAACAGGGAAAATTAAATCGCAATCAGGTTAAGATCCGACGATTTCAACTTTTATTTGATGAGTTGAACCTAAACTGTGATGCAAAAGAGACTGCAAAAGTCTATGAGTCTTTGCTGGGGATGGGTCATTATTTTATGGAGGGGGCTGAACAAGTTCTGCGTACTCTCTCCCCTCAATACCGTTTGTACCTGGTCACAAATGGGACGGCAAGCGTTCAAAGAAGCCGGATGAAAAGCGCCAAGTTAGAACGATATCTAAAAGATTCTTTTATTTCTGAAGAGATCGGATTTGATAAACCTAGTAAGGAATATTTTTCCCACTGTTTTCAGCACATTCCAGGATTTCAAAAACAATCTACCATTATTGTTGGAGATAGCCTGACTTCAGACATTCAAGGCGGTAAGAATGCCGGTATCCGAACGGTGTGGTTTAACCCATCTCATGCATCCAACCCCTCCGATATCATCCCAGATTACGAGATTGCATATTTAAAAGATCTTCCTGAGCTGGTTCAATCGATCTAGACAATTTTTTAAGTAAGATAGATAAAAAATGAAAGCCGTGGGCTGTTATACAACAGTCCACGGCTTTTTTACAATTCACTAAGTATTCCTATCTGACCAGGAATACTAAACCATCAACGTCTTCTTTTTTCTCATAAGCTCTATACTTCCTCCGGCCACACTTCTTTTGCCATTCGAAACGCCGCCCATGCTTTCGGCCAGCCTGCGTAGAAAGCGGCATGTGTCAAGATTTCCGCAATCTCAGATCTGGTGATCCCGTTTTTCTTTGCGCTCTCCAGATGAAATCGGAAAGATGAATCCGTAAGTCCCTGCGACATCAATGCTACCACCGTTACAAGGCTGCGGTCGCGTAGGGACAGTTCATTTTCCCTGCTCCAAACCTCTCCAAATAATACATCGTCGTTCAACTGCGCAAATTTAGGAGCGAATTCTCCAAGGGAATCTCTGCCTGCCGTCTGTTTTACTGCCATTTCCTGTATCCTCCCTTTGTTTATTTCAGTTTTTCATACTCTGTGTCTGATACCGGTTCACACCATTCATTCTTCGTCTCTTCGCCGGGGACTTCAACCGCCAGATGTGCAAACCAGCTGTTTGGTGCAGCCCCGTGCCAATGTTTTACGCCGGCCGGAATCACTACCACATCGCCTGGATGCAGCTCCCTCGCCTCCTTACCCCACTCTTGATAATAACCTCGGCCTATCGTACAGAGCAGAATCTGTCCTCCCCCGTTTTTGGCCTGGTGGATGTGCCAGTTGTTACGACAGCCTGGTTCAAAGGTTACATTTCCAATGGCCACTCCCTCGGTCGTGAGCATATTGAGATAGCTTTGTCCTTGAAAATACTGAGCAAATGCCGCATTTTCCTTCCCCATGGGAAATACCGCTCTATTTGCCAATTCTTCTTTTGTCATGATCCATTACCTCCCATTGTTTTTTAACATATAGCCCTGATAAACCGTAAAGGCACAGCCCTCGGTCGCTTTTGCCGACGCTGTTTCTCTATCCTCTCACTTGCCGCTGAACACCGGGAATATACTGAATTCTCCATAATCTTTCAATGGTTCCATCGATTTCAGCGTTTTCATATCCTGCTCGGAGATTACAAAATCCAGCTCTGCATTCTGCCTCATGTGCATTGGATTTTCTGTTTTCGGCAGGGAAACTGCACCAAGCTGTAACGTATAGCGGATACACAGCTGTGGAACACTCACGCTATACTTCTTAGCCATAGTTGCTACATCCGGATATTTCAACATCTCGCCGTGGGCAACTGGAGAATACGCCTCCACTAAGATCCCTTTCTTTTGGCAGTAAGACATCAAAGCAGCAGGGGTATTTCCGATATGTACCAGAAGCTGATTCACCATCGGGACAATCGTGCAGTCTGAAAGAATATTCTCCAGATCCTGCTCCTGGAAGTTGGAAACACCAATTGCGCGGAGTTTTCCCGCCTTATAAGCATCTTCCAATGCCCGCCATGCTTCCCGATTTCCTTCTGCATAGTCCCCACCGCGAAAATCTGCCCACGGTTGTGGACTATGGATCAGCATAAGGTCAATATAATCCAGACCAAGCTTTTTCAGAGAGCTATCGATAGCCTGTATCGCTTCCTCATAGTTCTTTACCTCTGCTGCCAGCTTTGTAGTGACAAACAGTTCCTTTCTGGAAACACCGCAGATACGGATTCCTTCCCCAACGCCGCTCTCATTTTCATAAGCCTGTGCAGTGTCAATATGGCGGTAACCGATTTTTACCGCTTCTTTGACAGCTTCTGCTGCCCGATTATCTGCGATAAACCATGTTCCCAAGCCTAACTTTGGGATCTTTACTCCGTTTGAAAGTGTATAATTTTCTTTAAAAGTCATCAAGATCGTCTCCTTTTTATCCTTTTACTTACCGATTTGTTCCAACCATGCCCTAATCTCCGATTCCGCCTGGTCAATTTTGCCGCCGCGAAGTGCCAGTCCTTTTTCTACTCTTGCACCCGGACACAAACGTCTGATATCTTTTTCGCTGCTGCCCATGCCACTTCCCTCATGGGTACAAAGAGGGAGAATTGTTTTACCTGCAAAATCAAAGTGTTCCAGGAATGTAAACACAGGCATTGGTAATGTGCTCCAGTAGTTCGGGTAACATACATAGATCTTTTTAAAATCCGATAGATCTTTGGGATAACCCTTCAATTCCGGTCTCGCATTACTGCGCTGATCTGATTGTGCCTGAGCAATGCATTTATTATAATCTTCAGAATACTCTATGATCGGCTCGATCTTAAATAGATCCGCCCCAGTCAATTTTTGAAGTACCTTCGCAACGACTTCTGTATTTCCGACCTCTAGATCCCGGATTACACCATTTACATAGTTTTGATGTGCTCTCGAAAAATAAACGATGAAATCAGCCATACTTCAGCTTCCTTCCTCTATTCCATCCAACAGATATTTTTATTTCTGCATTGATTATAGCGGGAATCTCCTTGACATAGAATCTCCAATTCGTTATCATAGTTTTAACTTTTCGTTTATACTTAGAGGTGCCATCATGGTTAATCCACAACTGGAAACCTTTGTATGCGCTGCAGACAAAGGCAGCTTTGCCAAGGCAGCCGAGAGCCTTTTTATTTCTCCGACTGCTGTTATGAAACAAATCAACGCTCTGGAACATCATCTGGGGTTAAAACTTTTCAATCGTACTCCCCAAGGTGTCTGCCTGACGGCAGGCGGTGAAATCATTTATCGAGATGCCAAATTTCTGTTTGATTATTCTAAACGTTCCATCGAAAATGCGAAACAGGCTATGAACAGCTGTGATACTACTTTTTGTGTCGGAACGTCGCTACTAAACCCTGCAAAGTTATTCATGGACTTATGGTATCAGGCAAGCTGTAAATTCCCAGATTATAAACTACATCTTGTTGCCTTTGAGGATGACCACATTGGAATTCTGTCGGTTATTTCAAAACTCGGAACAAATTTGGATTTTCTGGTGGGCGTCTGTGACTCCAAAGCATGGCTTTCACAATGTAATATGTTGCCGCTCGGATATTATAAAAAGATGTGTGCTGTTTCCAGAGAACATCCGCTGGCTAGGAAAAAAAGTCTGGAAATTTCAGACCTGTATGGACAAACCCTGATGATGGTCGCTGAGGGTGATTCAGGAACAAATGATTTTATCCGCAATGATTTGCAACGCAATCATCCTCAGATCAAAATAGAAGATACTCCTCATTTCTATGATATCTCTGTGTTCAACCGTTGTGCTGAGACAAGGAAGGTCCTACTTACACTAGAGTGTTGGCAGGATGTCCATCCCGGGCTTGTTACACTTCCTGTAAATTGGGAATATAGGATTCCTTATGGTCTACTTTATCCACTAAATCCATCCCCGGATATCCAGCGATTTGTCGATACCGTTGCTATTATGACAAACCAAACCATTTTATAAAAAATTTCGTCATCATTCGCTCGGACATTAGAAAATTCAACAACATATAGCAAAGCCCGCTTCCGATCGTTCGACCGGAGCGGGCCTTTTTTCATATTACTCACTCTGTGGCGGATGAGCTCACTGGTATTGCCACAATTCCACCAGTATTTCCTTGATCTTCTATACTACTTTCTTCT
This genomic window contains:
- a CDS encoding pyocin knob domain-containing protein, with amino-acid sequence MSYNSSTENLGLPQWILSDPPQMSDFNSAFSAIDAAFDKTLAYKQDLTTEDLDDIQITGIYVQNYTSNATTDRHYPVKASGCLMCIGGENKAYQYYICQNEGCIWMRRYNSKSWSDWDQIYPSVTSGSNDNGSWIKYPDGTMIVTQKYDIHMAATTYAYLGDYIVEHYLQSDPPDFPIAFMDVPYCTYSLEGAWTFWIGNNTRAGGSPATTTHSARLSLLRPKDTTLVTESITTITVTAIGRWK
- a CDS encoding OB-fold protein, whose amino-acid sequence is MENAKSKKPFYKKWWFWLIVVVVVVGIIGAVSGSKNSESSQSDSSSPSSSVSSTAPVSSSSSEKAESETSSAPQAVEVKAVDIITAYEENEVAADDQYKDQLLKITGVVKSVGTDVADRVYVMLADERNEYALLGVQCYFDEENKDSLADLKEGDTVTISGTCEGKVVSVSVKHCQLEA
- a CDS encoding serine/threonine-protein kinase, which translates into the protein MDWKQRYPIISAINETFKGALFLAKDLETNRDVILRVLYHTNAEYYNILQQITSPHFPKIFQVIRDQEDTIVVEEYVQGETLSKRMENGTPISFAETLHILTQLCEALDVIHSKGIIHRDIKPSNIILSGDKVMLIDFDAARKHQQSSQKDTVYMGTEGYAAPEQYGFSQTDSRSDIYSLGVVIRELIGNNKRHCLMPIIERCTAFDPANRYRSTKEILRELETMDLIHPSQNSARPSGQQSTWTRPSGFRFNGGHTGSSDSNARADSFNRKDQTDIPNRDTTSADTGPHTRTTNNNHNAWTKENEEPVYSGDANTAFAGKRAQRHSPSKKKTKVILGIVWGIMTLIILEPKAYDVTTLDYILTRLVYLPFVIFPAVLSMNLFYVWQKIPLLRSPKTSRKVLGIVLCAVALVIIVILLNVLAHIFYSPEAQKILSEVSAST
- a CDS encoding nucleoside hydrolase gives rise to the protein MNKLNIWMDCDPGIDDAVAIAMAAASRDQLSLWGISTVAGNQTSDRVTNNALQLTAFLGLDNIPVVRGATEPLIRKLEVADDIHGETGLGHCRLPSISKQPDSENGILFMRDCIMHLPGQEKMVLVPTAPLTNIALLFKVFPEVKERIDQIVLMGGSSAGGNVTPSAEFNIWTDPEAAEIVFHAGVPIVMCGLDVTNHCGLDRNQVEELRCSSNPVKHAYGEMLQFYFDSTEYQSKDLVCIHDAVTILYLTNPELFQGIYVPVDVDCTSGINRGMTVCDKRGYEGSEDQSVLLLNQVDLEAFQHVLLEKLSYF
- a CDS encoding YjjG family noncanonical pyrimidine nucleotidase; its protein translation is MKIDTILFDLDNTLFDFNKAERIALTKALLQMGADPTESVLHRFSQINLAQWKLLEQGKLNRNQVKIRRFQLLFDELNLNCDAKETAKVYESLLGMGHYFMEGAEQVLRTLSPQYRLYLVTNGTASVQRSRMKSAKLERYLKDSFISEEIGFDKPSKEYFSHCFQHIPGFQKQSTIIVGDSLTSDIQGGKNAGIRTVWFNPSHASNPSDIIPDYEIAYLKDLPELVQSI
- a CDS encoding carboxymuconolactone decarboxylase family protein, with translation MAVKQTAGRDSLGEFAPKFAQLNDDVLFGEVWSRENELSLRDRSLVTVVALMSQGLTDSSFRFHLESAKKNGITRSEIAEILTHAAFYAGWPKAWAAFRMAKEVWPEEV
- a CDS encoding cupin domain-containing protein, yielding MTKEELANRAVFPMGKENAAFAQYFQGQSYLNMLTTEGVAIGNVTFEPGCRNNWHIHQAKNGGGQILLCTIGRGYYQEWGKEARELHPGDVVVIPAGVKHWHGAAPNSWFAHLAVEVPGEETKNEWCEPVSDTEYEKLK
- a CDS encoding aldo/keto reductase gives rise to the protein MTFKENYTLSNGVKIPKLGLGTWFIADNRAAEAVKEAVKIGYRHIDTAQAYENESGVGEGIRICGVSRKELFVTTKLAAEVKNYEEAIQAIDSSLKKLGLDYIDLMLIHSPQPWADFRGGDYAEGNREAWRALEDAYKAGKLRAIGVSNFQEQDLENILSDCTIVPMVNQLLVHIGNTPAALMSYCQKKGILVEAYSPVAHGEMLKYPDVATMAKKYSVSVPQLCIRYTLQLGAVSLPKTENPMHMRQNAELDFVISEQDMKTLKSMEPLKDYGEFSIFPVFSGK
- a CDS encoding flavodoxin: MADFIVYFSRAHQNYVNGVIRDLEVGNTEVVAKVLQKLTGADLFKIEPIIEYSEDYNKCIAQAQSDQRSNARPELKGYPKDLSDFKKIYVCYPNYWSTLPMPVFTFLEHFDFAGKTILPLCTHEGSGMGSSEKDIRRLCPGARVEKGLALRGGKIDQAESEIRAWLEQIGK
- a CDS encoding LysR family transcriptional regulator — encoded protein: MVNPQLETFVCAADKGSFAKAAESLFISPTAVMKQINALEHHLGLKLFNRTPQGVCLTAGGEIIYRDAKFLFDYSKRSIENAKQAMNSCDTTFCVGTSLLNPAKLFMDLWYQASCKFPDYKLHLVAFEDDHIGILSVISKLGTNLDFLVGVCDSKAWLSQCNMLPLGYYKKMCAVSREHPLARKKSLEISDLYGQTLMMVAEGDSGTNDFIRNDLQRNHPQIKIEDTPHFYDISVFNRCAETRKVLLTLECWQDVHPGLVTLPVNWEYRIPYGLLYPLNPSPDIQRFVDTVAIMTNQTIL